In a single window of the Serratia quinivorans genome:
- a CDS encoding DNA starvation/stationary phase protection protein Dps — protein sequence MATTKKAAKNHIGLDSKQSAKLSEALNALLANYQVLYMNVRGYHWNISGPHFFELHVKFEETYNDLLTKVDELAERILTLGSQPRHAFSDYLKTSDIKEDTNVTDDKGTLGGLLHGYSVLLQQQRELLTLAADAGDEGTASLMSDYIKEQEKQVWMLNAYLGK from the coding sequence ATGGCAACGACGAAGAAAGCAGCGAAAAACCATATCGGCCTGGACAGTAAACAATCGGCAAAACTCTCGGAAGCGTTGAATGCGCTGTTGGCAAATTATCAGGTGCTGTATATGAACGTGCGCGGCTACCACTGGAATATTTCCGGCCCGCATTTCTTTGAACTGCACGTCAAATTTGAAGAAACCTATAACGATCTGCTGACCAAGGTTGATGAGCTGGCAGAGCGTATTCTGACTCTGGGCTCGCAGCCGCGCCATGCGTTTAGCGATTATCTGAAAACGTCTGATATCAAGGAAGACACTAATGTCACCGACGATAAAGGCACGTTGGGTGGTTTGCTGCACGGCTATTCGGTGCTGCTGCAACAGCAGCGCGAGTTGTTGACGCTGGCCGCCGATGCGGGGGATGAAGGTACGGCTTCACTGATGAGCGACTACATCAAAGAACAGGAAAAACAGGTTTGGATGCTTAACGCCTATCTGGGGAAATAA